The window tgagagagaaagaaaatgtttagagagagaaaactccaaaaatgatgattttgaaaaattaaggatatggttccatagtaaatatgatacaaaacaaatttaattcttaaaaaatttcattttaaggtcgttatcggccaaatttgtcaaagtaaaaaaaaacatgtaaaattttgcaaccatgaggttgcgtttgcaaaaaaaataccacaggtaccacctcgcaaatcggccaaaccacagggtagttatttgtaattaaccctaaaaaaaattactaactCATCTAATGGCAGTACGAAAAGATTAAAATCAACACAAGGATGTggaaatttttcctttttattgatttttgcAAATATTGTTGTGATTACAGTTGATAAAAATTGGAAATGAAAGCAATAATTACAACTGAAAATAGTACTTTAATTTTGTATAGAAATTACGTTTGACAAAGTAATTAATCGTAAGAACGAAATATTGACAAAAATCTGAAATTGGAAATAACAAACTTGAAATTTGGAAAAACAATATCAGAGAATGGACAGAATTTTTCTTGGAGAAGAGATTTTGGTTAGGCATTGGAATGTTGGATTGAGGTCCTATTTATAGTTAATAATCCAAGCCTCATATCTCATGAACTCCTATATTTACTCTCATTATTTCCATTAATGATAATGGAGAGTTTTATGGCCAACATACGTGGGTGGTGGACGATTTTATCCTGAGAAAATGGGATTCAGAACCCCGTCTCGTCGAGATCAGGACACGTCTCGCTGAGACATGGCATTTTCGTATCCCAGGAGCCTGTCTTGCCAAGACGGACACTCTTTTGCtattttttgtaaaataaaacgGCCCTTAACACAAACATATCAAGAACTAACATCCTATCCTCGGAGCTAGAGAGAGGGGGAAAACATTCACTTCTCTACGTATCACATGGAAAGATATTAGAATAATTCATGGTTACTACCTCCTAGGTTCCCACTTTCACTAAAAAACCGTCAAAATGTTTCCTCGACTTCactaagctttaaattaaatccaaatgaATCTAGGGCGGATGTAATTCAAGCATTCAATTCATCAATTGGTTGTAATGAACAAGATTTCCAGCATAATACCTTTTAATAGGGCCAAAAGGACGACAGCCCATCACAAGCAAATCGGCCTGTAAGTTGTCAACAACTTCACAAATCTTCTCCTTTGGATCTCCAATAACTACTTGCGTTTTAACATTTGCCTAAGCACAGATTCGGAACCAACATATAATGATATAATTACAAAGAAGCAGGTTAACTACAGTAAAAGTAAATACACACACTAGAAAGAGAAAAACAAGTACCTTGGCGTCCTTCTGATTGCATATATGCAGAGCATGTTGCATAACGGCTTCAGTAATCCGTTTCTGGTGCGACTCAATGGCCGCAGTGAAGGCAGGAACCTCCAAATCACCTATAATTTCAAGAAAATAAGCAATTAGAAATAAGTATCCGGTAATAGTTTCAATcgaaaccaaaaaaaaaaaaaacagggaAATAAGTGAGCAGATAGAAAAACAAAAGCAATAAAAATCGAACGAATTGAGCAACAGGAGTGAGAGTTGGGCAGGGATGGAAGGAACCTAACTGGGCCCACCAAAAGGGATAGCGCCGGGATTAAGGCCGGTAGCGATTGTTGGAGGAGATTGGATGTGTAGGATGATGAATGAACCAGGGGTCTCGCCGGATTCAGGCGCAGGGGATCGGAGCTTCAGGTTATCAAGAGCCCATGTCAAAGCGTACATGCTCTCCTCGCTGCCGTCAACGGCGACGATGACGTGGCCAAGATTTGCCGTCATGATTGATCGACGGAAATTTAGTCAGTAGATGTTGACTCTTGGATTAGATTTCCTACTGTGAACGAACAAAAATAGAAACCTACAACGGGCAGTTGAATGGGTGATGACTCGTCAATCGCGCAAATTGACGCGTGGGCTAAAGCAGGAGGAACGAATCTCGTGAATTGGGCTGTTTGTGCGCCCGCGCCAATTCCAAATTCCAAGAGCACTAACTTAGGGTTGTCGATTAGTTGGGGATTCCCCATCTCTGTTGGAGACCCGATCCATTGGGGATGAAGAATCCTCGTTTGTGATCCctatggggtggagatggtttttattttgttcCCGATAGTCAGGGACGGGGCGGGTATGGTGATAAGTGTTCCATCCCCGTCCCCGAATGTCCCCAATGGAAATCCCCGACTAAATACCTGaatatcaaaaaaaataaactaaaaaaatatataggtgATTTAGATAAACTAAAAAAAGATTGAGTTGTAACCTGGTTGCTTTAAAACGGaatatattctaaaaataaattaagataaACTCTAACTAGGttggtttaaaattaaaacggaACCTATGTAATTAGGAgtagaaattataaaataaaaaaaaatgaaaactaatAAGTGATGCATGCACTCGGGATTGGGATTCCTCGCGAGGATGAGAATTTTAGATAATCAAAACCTTCGAAaccttaaaaaaagtaaagaaattaaaaagttaaacgGGGATGGGGATTCCCCGCGGGGATCCGGATTCCTCGCGGGACGGGGATGGTAGCCAAAATTTTCTCCATATGTTATTCgggacggggacggggaatccccgataGATCAGTGGTCGGGGATGGTTAATGCAATCCCCGCCCCGACCCGCCCCGTTTACAGCCCTACACTAACTAGCTATTTGACtctctaaaataatataaaatattagtttaattaaatttagCTAGTCAAATTTATGTCTTGTTCCAACCATGCTAGCTATTTGACTCtctatttgattattttatcattgaaaatgattaaattaaaaaaaaagtagaaaaaagatacaaaaatgaaagagaaaaaatgaataaaaaatagaaatagctAGCCAAAGAGACTAGCCAAATTTAACTAGTGAAAATGgctagttatttattttagagaGTCATGTCACCTTGCTGGAGTGATCACTCTCTAAAtggctagctaaatttgacAATTTAGAGAGCCATGTCAccctattggagatgctctaacaaTGGAGaataggaaaaattataaaaaaaattataaaattggattaaatggaaatagaagactcatttatatatttacacCACTTATGCAATTCATTATCTATTTAGACTGTTTTTTACGACTTTCTCataatacttttaatatatatcacttaaaaaatttagttttttccCCTTCCGTCTAACTTTGCATATTTCACAATATGCGAAGTATGCGAAGATAATATTTATTTCAGAATATGAATTTAATTCAcatatttcgcaatatgcgaagcaATACAAATTTGTAGAATAATTTTCAGCTTCgcatatttcgcaatatgcgaagtaaaaaACGTGTTTTTAAGCAGTATTATCTTCGCAAACTTCGCATATTTCGCAATCTACGAAgtgatatataacaaaaaaaaaggcaTAATAACAATGGtgcaacaataattctaacattaaaatcataacattatcaaaatttacaacaagattgcaacaataacaaaatttaaaatcataacattatcaaaatttacaacaagattgcaacaataattcaaaATCTAAACCCTAAATCTCAGGAGCGAAGAAAATTCGGTGGAATAAGCATCTTTGAGATGAGAAATGGAACCCGAAGTTTGATAAATGGAATCCAAAGTTTGTggtgatttttcttttcttttcaggaAAGAATCCAAGAAAAATCGGCAGAATCCCACCCCTACATCCGGGTACACCGCCTTTGTATTCAAGCTAAATGGGTACTTGAATTTGATGTtctgtattcaaccaccttcacaaaaattaagtcGTGTTAGCAAGAAAAAGAACGATTTGGCTTCATGAAAGAAGACTCTGCGAAGAGAAATGTTGCAGAAAAATgacgattttacttcgcgaaatCAGATTACACGAAATCTACGAAGGTAAAAATCATGAACattctcttcgcagacttcgcgtaatCTGCTTTCGCGAAGCAAAATCGTGTGGAgtgattttctggaaaaaaaaaagaatgaagagaaaacagtagatacttacatttttctgCCTTTTAC of the Euphorbia lathyris chromosome 7, ddEupLath1.1, whole genome shotgun sequence genome contains:
- the LOC136200807 gene encoding universal stress protein PHOS34 isoform X3; translated protein: MTANLGHVIVAVDGSEESMYALTWALDNLKLRSPAPESGETPGSFIILHIQSPPTIATGLNPGAIPFGGPSDLEVPAFTAAIESHQKRITEAVMQHALHICNQKDAKANVKTQVVIGDPKEKICEVVDNLQADLLVMGCRPFGPIKSFGIEFHSPFL
- the LOC136200807 gene encoding universal stress protein PHOS34 isoform X2; this encodes MTANLGHVIVAVDGSEESMYALTWALDNLKLRSPAPESGETPGSFIILHIQSPPTIATGLNPGAIPFGGPSDLEVPAFTAAIESHQKRITEAVMQHALHICNQKDAKANVKTQVVIGDPKEKICEVVDNLQADLLVMGCRPFGPIKRMFLGSVSNYCTNHAPCPVIIVKGKDASL
- the LOC136200807 gene encoding universal stress protein PHOS34 isoform X4, with amino-acid sequence MTANLGHVIVAVDGSEESMYALTWALDNLKLRSPAPESGETPGSFIILHIQSPPTIATGLNPGAIPFGGPSDLEVPAFTAAIESHQKRITEAVMQHALHICNQKDAKANVKTQVVIGDPKEKICEVVDNLQADLLVMGCRPFGPIKSYKSCYWRGIL
- the LOC136200807 gene encoding uncharacterized protein isoform X1, which encodes MTANLGHVIVAVDGSEESMYALTWALDNLKLRSPAPESGETPGSFIILHIQSPPTIATGLNPGAIPFGGPSDLEVPAFTAAIESHQKRITEAVMQHALHICNQKDAKANVKTQVVIGDPKEKICEVVDNLQADLLVMGCRPFGPIKSRRLPMDTAEQAIGSERGLKKHDLKQIPVGSYGNGVNISGTECAICLGEFVNGEKVRILPKCKHRFHVRCIDTWLLSHSSCPNCRHSLSNSHAV